A genome region from Armatimonadota bacterium includes the following:
- the menE gene encoding o-succinylbenzoate--CoA ligase, which translates to MSSAETLPDWLRARARAFPRRLAVAAGGDRLTFEDLDCRADRAARQLAGLGMAAGARVALVLGGGVHFAVLTHALARLGAVMVPVNTRMAPAEVAWCLQDARPALAICDEANARATGTGVRILTIEELAVLPEADAPLRDDITLSDVQGIIYTSATTGRPKGVVLTFGNHWWSAVGSAFNLGLRNDDCWLAPLPLYHVGGLAILWRSVIYGIPAVVHEAFDPGEVNREIDAGAVTIVSVVSTMLQRMLDERGDRPYPPTLRCVLLGGGPAPLDLIEECLRRGVPVAPTYGLTEAASQVATLPPGDLPQRPGSAGKALFPTEIKIEDGEILVRGPTVTAGYFGRPEETARVLKDGWLSTGDMGYLDGDGYLFISDRRDDLVISGGENVYPAEVERVLGGHPDVEDAGAFGLPDPEWGQAVAAAVTVRRGASLDEEDVRAFCAARLARYKVPKRIWLVDELPRSPSGKLIRRALREKFGNGAAPPTERRTWVRDAFHRISGRYDLLNHVLSGGLHVLWKRAAVQAAGLPPGGVALDVCCGTADLVLLCSREVGPSGRAIGVDFAPGMLAVAARRLRRAAGLADEACPAPSGSGARALLVCADAEALPLADGSTDAVSFAFGIRNVASPSGALREAHRVLRPGGRVVVLEFGRPGASWLRAAYDLYSRTIIPLLGGRLSGRRDAYQYLHDSVRQWMDPETLAGLMREAGFQEVRYRLLTGGIAVLHAGQKLRA; encoded by the coding sequence ATGTCGTCGGCTGAGACCCTGCCCGACTGGCTCCGGGCGCGGGCGCGCGCGTTTCCTCGGCGCCTGGCCGTGGCGGCCGGCGGTGATCGGCTGACGTTCGAGGATCTAGACTGCCGAGCGGACCGTGCCGCGCGGCAGCTCGCAGGCCTGGGTATGGCCGCGGGGGCGCGCGTGGCGCTCGTGCTTGGAGGCGGTGTGCATTTCGCAGTGCTCACTCACGCGCTGGCCCGGCTGGGCGCGGTGATGGTTCCGGTCAATACGCGCATGGCCCCGGCTGAGGTGGCGTGGTGCCTTCAGGACGCGCGGCCTGCGCTGGCGATCTGCGACGAGGCGAATGCTCGGGCCACGGGAACCGGCGTCCGGATCCTCACGATCGAGGAACTGGCCGTACTACCCGAGGCAGACGCGCCCCTGCGCGACGACATTACGCTTTCAGATGTGCAGGGAATCATCTACACCTCGGCCACTACCGGGCGGCCCAAGGGTGTCGTGCTGACCTTCGGCAACCACTGGTGGAGCGCGGTCGGCTCGGCCTTCAATCTCGGGCTCCGCAACGACGACTGCTGGCTGGCCCCGCTGCCGCTCTATCACGTGGGGGGGTTGGCGATCCTGTGGCGCAGCGTGATCTACGGCATACCCGCGGTGGTGCACGAGGCCTTCGATCCAGGAGAGGTCAACCGTGAGATTGATGCCGGAGCGGTGACCATCGTCTCGGTGGTCAGCACCATGCTGCAGCGCATGCTGGACGAGCGGGGCGATCGGCCGTATCCACCGACCCTGCGGTGCGTGCTGCTGGGAGGCGGCCCGGCCCCGCTCGATCTGATCGAGGAGTGCCTGCGGCGCGGTGTGCCGGTGGCCCCGACCTACGGGCTTACCGAGGCGGCATCTCAGGTGGCGACGCTGCCGCCGGGGGACCTGCCGCAAAGACCCGGATCGGCCGGGAAGGCACTCTTTCCCACTGAGATCAAGATTGAGGACGGCGAGATCCTGGTGCGTGGCCCCACGGTCACGGCCGGCTACTTCGGCCGGCCTGAAGAAACCGCGCGTGTACTGAAGGACGGATGGCTGAGCACCGGCGACATGGGATACCTGGATGGCGACGGCTACCTCTTCATCTCGGACCGCAGGGACGACCTTGTGATCTCAGGCGGCGAGAACGTCTATCCGGCGGAGGTGGAGAGGGTCCTGGGCGGCCATCCTGATGTGGAGGACGCGGGCGCCTTCGGCCTTCCGGATCCGGAATGGGGGCAGGCCGTGGCAGCGGCGGTCACAGTGCGGCGCGGCGCCTCCCTCGACGAAGAGGATGTGCGCGCCTTCTGCGCTGCGCGCCTGGCCCGGTACAAGGTGCCGAAGCGAATCTGGCTGGTGGACGAACTCCCGCGATCTCCGTCCGGCAAGTTGATCCGCCGGGCGCTGCGCGAGAAGTTCGGGAATGGGGCTGCGCCGCCAACAGAGCGGCGCACGTGGGTCAGGGACGCCTTTCACCGGATCTCCGGCCGCTACGATCTGCTGAACCACGTGCTGAGCGGGGGCCTGCACGTCCTCTGGAAGCGGGCGGCCGTGCAGGCTGCCGGCCTCCCTCCGGGCGGCGTGGCGCTCGACGTGTGCTGCGGGACCGCGGACCTGGTGCTGCTTTGCTCGCGCGAGGTCGGCCCTTCGGGGCGCGCGATAGGCGTGGACTTTGCGCCGGGAATGCTCGCGGTGGCCGCCAGGCGCCTGCGCCGGGCAGCAGGGTTGGCGGATGAAGCATGCCCGGCGCCATCTGGGTCGGGCGCCAGGGCCTTGCTCGTCTGCGCGGATGCCGAGGCGCTCCCGCTGGCCGACGGGTCCACTGACGCGGTGTCATTTGCCTTTGGGATCCGGAATGTTGCGTCCCCATCAGGAGCGCTTCGGGAAGCCCATCGGGTGCTACGGCCAGGAGGCCGGGTTGTGGTGCTCGAGTTTGGACGGCCGGGGGCGTCGTGGCTGCGGGCGGCCTACGACCTGTATTCCAGGACGATCATCCCGCTTCTGGGCGGCCGGCTCTCGGGACGGCGCGACGCCTACCAGTACCTGCACGACTCGGTCCGCCAGTGGATGGACCCCGAGACGCTGGCCGGCCTCATGCGGGAGGCAGGATTCCAGGAGGTCCGGTATCGGCTGCTCACCGGCGGGATCGCCG
- the menB gene encoding 1,4-dihydroxy-2-naphthoyl-CoA synthase → MQVRWTKVKDYTDIIYEHSDGIAKITINRPEVRNAFRPETVKELMDAFADARDDSAVGVVLLTGAGDKAFCSGGDQRIRGDAGYVGGDKIPRLNVLDLQRQIRILPKPVIAVVAGYAIGGGNVLATVCDLTIAADNAIFGQTGPKVGSFDAGYGSTYLARIVGHKKAREIWYLCRQYNAQEALAMGLVNVVVPLDQLEKEAVRWAKELLEKSPLALRLLKAAFNADTDGLAGLQQLGGDATLLYYMSEEAQEGRDAYLQKRRPNFKKFPRYP, encoded by the coding sequence ATGCAGGTGAGATGGACGAAGGTCAAGGATTACACCGACATAATCTATGAGCACTCCGATGGGATCGCGAAGATCACCATCAACCGGCCCGAGGTGCGCAACGCCTTCCGGCCCGAGACGGTCAAGGAGTTGATGGATGCCTTCGCGGATGCGCGCGACGACTCCGCCGTCGGGGTGGTGCTCCTCACCGGCGCCGGCGACAAGGCGTTCTGCTCAGGCGGCGATCAGCGCATAAGGGGCGACGCGGGCTACGTTGGTGGCGACAAGATCCCCCGGCTGAACGTGCTCGATCTGCAGCGGCAGATCCGCATACTGCCCAAGCCGGTGATAGCGGTGGTGGCTGGGTACGCCATCGGCGGCGGGAACGTTCTGGCCACGGTGTGCGATCTCACGATCGCGGCCGACAACGCGATCTTCGGGCAGACCGGTCCAAAGGTCGGCAGCTTCGATGCCGGATACGGCTCGACCTACTTGGCGCGGATCGTGGGCCACAAGAAGGCCCGCGAGATCTGGTACCTGTGCAGGCAGTACAACGCCCAGGAGGCGCTGGCGATGGGACTGGTGAACGTCGTTGTTCCTCTTGATCAGCTCGAGAAAGAGGCGGTCCGGTGGGCCAAGGAGCTGCTTGAGAAGAGCCCGCTGGCCCTGCGTTTGCTGAAGGCCGCGTTCAACGCCGACACCGACGGCCTGGCCGGGTTGCAGCAGCTTGGCGGCGACGCCACGCTGTTGTACTACATGTCGGAGGAGGCGCAGGAGGGCCGGGACGCCTACTTACAGAAGCGCAGGCCTAACTTCAAGAAGTTCCCAAGGTACCCGTAG
- a CDS encoding 1,4-dihydroxy-2-naphthoate polyprenyltransferase, producing the protein MNTPGAAGPWRAWVLAARVPTLTAAVAPVLVGTAAAAGDGMFAPLPAFAALIAAVSIQIAANLHNDALDFLQGADTAGRLGPARATQAGLLSARQVLVGAYLCLGVAAAAGIYLVVLRGWPLLVVGLASIAAALAYTASPLRLGYRGLGDLFVFLFFGVVAVVGSDYVQSGEIRAVAVAASVPVGLLASAILVLNNLRDIDTDRAAGKRTLAVRLGPRATRAQYVFCLAGAMAAPAVMRLAGLLGPWFWLPWLAAPTMVGLVRTVLRHDAAAALVEALKRTARLLLVYGALLAASLLRGS; encoded by the coding sequence ATGAATACGCCAGGCGCGGCCGGCCCGTGGCGGGCCTGGGTGCTCGCCGCTCGTGTGCCCACGCTCACCGCGGCAGTGGCCCCGGTGCTGGTCGGTACGGCTGCCGCGGCCGGGGACGGGATGTTCGCGCCGTTGCCCGCGTTTGCCGCGCTGATTGCCGCCGTCAGCATCCAGATCGCCGCGAACTTGCACAACGACGCGCTCGACTTCCTACAGGGGGCCGACACCGCAGGCCGCCTGGGGCCCGCACGTGCTACCCAGGCCGGCCTGCTTTCGGCGCGGCAGGTGCTTGTCGGCGCCTACCTGTGTCTTGGTGTCGCAGCGGCCGCCGGCATCTACCTGGTGGTGCTGCGGGGATGGCCGCTGCTGGTGGTGGGGCTGGCCTCCATAGCCGCTGCCCTGGCGTATACTGCGAGTCCCCTGCGTCTGGGCTACCGCGGGCTGGGGGACCTGTTTGTGTTCCTCTTCTTCGGGGTTGTGGCCGTCGTAGGCAGCGACTACGTGCAGAGTGGAGAGATACGCGCAGTGGCGGTGGCCGCCTCGGTGCCGGTGGGGTTGCTGGCCTCTGCCATCCTGGTGCTCAACAACCTGCGCGACATTGACACCGACCGCGCGGCCGGAAAGCGGACGCTCGCGGTAAGGTTGGGTCCGCGCGCCACCCGCGCGCAGTACGTCTTCTGCCTGGCCGGAGCCATGGCTGCGCCTGCGGTGATGCGCCTGGCAGGGCTGCTCGGACCGTGGTTCTGGCTACCCTGGCTGGCGGCGCCCACAATGGTGGGGCTGGTGCGAACCGTGCTGCGGCACGACGCCGCCGCGGCTCTTGTCGAGGCGCTGAAGCGGACCGCGCGGCTGCTTCTTGTCTACGGGGCGCTGCTGGCAGCCAGCCTCCTGCGGGGTTCATGA